Proteins encoded in a region of the Populus nigra chromosome 3, ddPopNigr1.1, whole genome shotgun sequence genome:
- the LOC133687832 gene encoding uncharacterized protein LOC133687832, translating into MESVSSESSSTSSPDSNYRHRNRLHLRLKPSQPVADRIVRAIHDRLRLLHRSEANFFILGATGNVYTVTLSATPTCSCPDRTTPCKHILFVLIRVLGVSLDDACLRRRNLRTCQLNHLLGTPTLPEALAGFSIRERFHQLFFQTRHGVLRPRVEVEDGTKCPICLEEMEKGEKLAACGTCRNVIHAECLMKWKRSKGRRAASCVICRARWRDRNDEERYLNLAAYVGEDDMAEDGVGICVG; encoded by the coding sequence ATGGAATCTGTTAGCTCTGAGAGTTCATCTACATCCTCACCTGACTCCAACTACCGCCACCGCAACCGTCTTCATCTACGGCTTAAGCCAAGCCAACCGGTGGCAGACCGCATTGTTCGAGCCATCCATGACCGTCTTCGCCTTCTCCATCGATCAGAAGCCAACTTTTTTATCTTGGGTGCCACAGGGAATGTCTACACCGTGACCTTAAGTGCTACCCCTACGTGCTCATGCCCTGATCGTACAACACCATGCAAgcatatattatttgttttgattcgtGTATTGGGCGTCTCTCTTGATGATGCATGCCTTCGAAGGAGGAATCTTAGGACTTGCCAGCTTAATCACCTGCTTGGGACTCCTACCTTGCCAGAGGCGCTGGCAGGGTTTAGCATTCGTGAGAGATTCCATCAGTTGTTCTTTCAGACAAGGCATGGTGTTTTGAGACCTCGTGTTGAGGTTGAAGACGGGACAAAGTGTCCGATTTGTCTTGAAGAGATGGAGAAGGGAGAGAAGTTGGCGGCTTGTGGAACATGCAGGAATGTTATTCATGCAGAATGCTTGATGAAGTGGAAGAGGAGTAAGGGGAGGAGGGCAGCTAGCTGTGTGATTTGTCGAGCAAGGTGGAGAGACAGAAATGATGAAGAAAGGTATCTGAATT